Below is a window of Chloroflexota bacterium DNA.
AGGCCCATGAGCTGTTTTCAGAATCCTGAGAGTGTTGATCGGATCATCTATGGCATTACCAATCACCTTAACTCAACCTGGAAGGAGAAGCCTATCCCTCAATTTACACACTTCTCTTGACACTACCAGTAACCGTTGGCCCGTTCTGCGACCTGGCGAATACCCGGTAGGACTTCATATTGCCGCCGCCCAGGTCCACGGACAGGCGGGCGCACACCCCGTCTATCCTGGGCTGATAGTTGGCCCAGGTATCCACCAGTTGCCATTTGCCTTTTTCGTCCTGCTCCAGAACCCCTGCCTGCATCTGGGCAACTTCCAGGAAGAGGGGGACACCCATCTGGATGGACTTCAGTTCGTCAAGGGTGACGACGATCTCACTCTCAATGTCGCCACCGACGACCCATTCACTGGCTTGGGGAAAGCTCTGGTTGACCGCCAGAACGTTGATCATGGAGTCTTGCGGCAGCTTGTAGGTAGCCATGGTCTTATTGCCCAGTATCAGGCTGATGGTAGGGATGATGTTCTGGGCGGCAGCCGTGCCGCGGTTCTCGAACCGCAGGCGCAGCTTGATCTTGGCTGCCTGGGATGGATCTGTGGTGGTGGCCTCTGCCCAGTCCTGCTGACTGAAGCCTGATGTGGAACCGGTTACCTGGTGCCTGCTCCCATACTTTCCTCCAACAGTGCTGGATACGCTGACCTTCGCCTGTGGTATGGGGCCTATCGTGGTTTCGGCAGTCACAGTCACGCTCCAACTGTGTTCCATGCTTCTCTCGTTGGTCACTGCATTGCTCCAGGCACTTTGCTGGGTACCGCCTGCGGAGCTCTGAATTGTGGCCTTGGGTATCACGTCATAGCCGCTCATGGAGATATAGACGTCAGGGCAGGCTGGTACCAGGGGATGATTCCCCGGCGCGGCAACCGAAGTGTCCATCTTGACTCCTGACACTTCCATGCCGTCTCCATAGGGGTCCTGGTCGGTGGAGAATTGGGTGGGATCGGTACGGTAATAGACGATATTCGGATCGCCGTTCCACTTCACGAACTTGCCGTCTTTCCAGTAGTAACCGGCCACCTCAAGTTCGTCAGGTACTCCGTCGCCATCCGTGTCCACCTTGCTGGCCGGTGTCCCGCCGCCACATCCAGCGATAGCTCCGATAGCCAGGAGTAGTGCTATTGCGATCAACAAGAAAGACTTCATGGGAACACCTCCATTTTGCCTTCCTCCGGCAATCGTCTTGTAGTGCCAAAGGCGATAGACCAGTCCGACCGCGCTTGGCATCTCTAGCCCGGCGGATCTGTCGAAGGCAGGTTCCTAAGAGAGGGATGCCATGCCTTGTTGAAAGACCCTTCAGGCTCAGCCTAAGTCAGCATACCACGGGACTGGGTCAGTGGCAAGGTACTTGTGTGCATGTTCTACAATTATGACAGTGGTTTAGCGCTCAGAGAAAGCGTCATCATGCGGTGTGGGTGGTAATGTTTCTGCTTTCTACACCAAGCCCTGCAACGCAGCCCTCCGCCATGCGCGGAGCACAAACATTGTTCTTCCCAGAAGGACGGGGATGGCATGGTGGAGAAGAGTCCACCGATTAGGGATCAGGAAGAAGGGAGACCCTGACTATTGTCGGGTCTCCCCATTATGCTTATTATGCTTACCCCGACACGCGATCTAAGCTGGTTCGGTCTTTACACCAGCCCTTCGTAGCGCTTGTCCCTCTGCTTGAAGGCTTCCCTGGCGGAACCCTTGTCTCGCCTCTCTTTGAAGAAGTTGTACTCGTCGTCCTCCCATCTCAGGTTGGTGAACAGGGTGTGCGAGATGTAGGCCGGGATGAAGTCGCTGATCAGCCCCAGTCGGTCATAGATAACGTGGCGGGTGGCCTTGCCAATGGCGATGCCATCGCGCGGAAGGAGAGTGATGGCCTTGGCCAGCTTCATGGTCTCCTCATCCAGCTTATCCAGTGGCACAGCTTTGTTTACCAGGCCTATTTCGGCTGCTTCCTTGCCGGTGATTATCTTGCCGGTGAGCAATAGCTCCAGGGCTCTCTTCATACCCACGTGGTAGATCAGGTGCGTTATGCCGAGCACGCCGCTGCCGGAGAATCCCAACCTCTGCTCGGTCAGTCCGAGCTGGGCATCCTCGGCGGCCACCGCAAGGTCAGTCAGTAGCGGGAAGTATATCCCCCCGCCAATGCACCAACCGTGTAGCTGGCTGATGGTGATCTTGGGATTGAGGAAGACATTCATCATGTTGTCATCCATCCCCATCTTGTCGTACTTCAGCCTTATCCTCTGGCTCGGGCGGCGCTCGCCTTCTTTGCCCGTACCCATTCCATAGAGGAAGCCCACCTTGGTCAGATCGTGGCCAACCGTGAAGGCTCGCCCCGATCCTTTCAGGATTATCACCTTGACGTCGTCGTCATCGGCTCCTCGCTGAAAAGCGGACCATACCTCGGCGGCATCCTCGCCCCGCCCCAGCCACTGAAAAGCGTTCAACTTCTCTGGCTTGTTGAGCGTAATTGTGGCTATATGATCCTTTGCCTCGTAGAGAATGTACTTGTAATCCATCATTCCTCCCTTTAACTAACGAATATGTCCAGCTTGTGCTGCCCTATCTCAACCGCCTTCATATTGAAGGCAGCAGTAATTGGCTGAGGCCATTTGATTACTTGGAACCTTCATCATCGGACTACCAGGTTTACCAACTTCTGTGGCACGTAGATTAGCTTGGTCACCTCCTTTCCTTGCAAGTGGGCTTTCACCCGTGCTTGGGATAGGGCAATTTGCTGAGCTTCGGCTTCAGTAATAGAGGCAGGGACAGAGACCTTGTCCCTCACCTTTCCGTTGACCTGGATGACCAGAGTGATTTGTTCCTCGGCTGCCAGGTCTTCGTCCCACTTCGGGTAGTCCTGGTTATGAATGCTGTAGGGATGCCCTGTTCTAGTCCACAACTCCTC
It encodes the following:
- a CDS encoding enoyl-CoA hydratase/isomerase family protein, which encodes MMDYKYILYEAKDHIATITLNKPEKLNAFQWLGRGEDAAEVWSAFQRGADDDDVKVIILKGSGRAFTVGHDLTKVGFLYGMGTGKEGERRPSQRIRLKYDKMGMDDNMMNVFLNPKITISQLHGWCIGGGIYFPLLTDLAVAAEDAQLGLTEQRLGFSGSGVLGITHLIYHVGMKRALELLLTGKIITGKEAAEIGLVNKAVPLDKLDEETMKLAKAITLLPRDGIAIGKATRHVIYDRLGLISDFIPAYISHTLFTNLRWEDDEYNFFKERRDKGSAREAFKQRDKRYEGLV